The following proteins are co-located in the Chlorogloeopsis sp. ULAP01 genome:
- the ndhI gene encoding NAD(P)H-quinone oxidoreductase subunit I produces the protein MFNFLKQVADYTKETVQAARYIGQGLSVTFDHMQRRPITVQYPYEKLIPSERFRGRIHFEFDKCISCEVCVRVCPINLPVVDWEFDKAAKKKTLKHYSIDFGVCIFCGNCVEYCPTNCLSMTEEYELSTYDRHELNHDSVAMGRLPYKVNLDPMVTPLPELVYLPKGVMEPHGLPSNARRAGLVPSEIVEQTGEKDKNNRSEA, from the coding sequence ATGTTTAACTTCCTGAAGCAAGTTGCCGACTACACTAAAGAAACTGTTCAAGCAGCTAGATATATTGGGCAAGGACTGTCAGTTACTTTCGATCATATGCAACGTCGTCCGATTACAGTGCAGTATCCTTACGAAAAACTGATTCCCTCTGAACGATTTCGAGGCCGAATTCACTTTGAATTTGATAAATGTATTTCATGTGAGGTTTGCGTTCGCGTCTGCCCTATTAACCTGCCAGTAGTAGATTGGGAATTTGACAAAGCAGCTAAAAAGAAAACACTCAAGCATTACAGTATTGACTTTGGTGTTTGTATTTTCTGTGGTAACTGCGTCGAATATTGCCCTACTAATTGTCTGTCAATGACAGAAGAATACGAACTTAGCACCTATGATCGCCATGAATTGAACCACGATAGTGTGGCGATGGGAAGGCTCCCTTATAAAGTAAATTTAGATCCAATGGTGACTCCGTTGCCAGAATTGGTGTATTTACCCAAGGGTGTAATGGAACCTCACGGGCTACCGTCTAACGCTCGTCGTGCAGGTTTAGTGCCATCCGAAATTGTGGAGCAAACTGGAGAAAAGGATAAAAATAACCGCAGTGAGGCTTAA